The genomic DNA AATTGCTTTTTTAAGAGATGCAGATGTAAAGAGTAAAGGTGTTGGTGCAAACCAATCTAATGAAGATATTTTAAAAGAACTATTGTTTAAAATTTTACACTAAAATTAAATTAAAAATGAAAAATATTTTTGACAAAGAAATTACAAATGAAGTAATTAAAAGAGTTAATCTTTTAACTCCAAAAGCGAAAGCAAATTGGGGTAAAATGTCTGTTTCACAAATGCTAGCGCATTGCTGTGTAACCTATGAAATAATTTACACAGATAAACATCCAAAACCAAACGCATTTGTAAAAATGCTGTTAAAATTATTTGTTAAAAATGCTGTTGTTTCTGAAAAACCTTTTACAAAAAACGGAAAAACTGCACCACAATTTATAATTTCTGATGAACGTGAATTCGAAGTAGAGAAAAAACGTTTGATAGCTTTTATGATAAAAACTCAGGAATTAGGAGATCTCTATTTTGATGGTAAAGAATCTCATTCTTTTGGTAAACTATCTGCCAAAGAATGGAACAATTCTTTTTATAAACACTTAGACCATCATTTAACGCAGTTTGGAGTTTAGTGCTCTCAGGTTAATACGCTAACGTTAAAACGATTATTGAATGTTTTAGAATAGTGTTTGCCAAGTTGTTTTTTAATGAGAAAATTGATACGGGAAAAAACCTATTGATCAAAATAAAAAAAACCTCACTTTTAATTAGCAGTGAGGTTTTAAAATATTAATTTCTATAAATTTTATCGTATAAATCTTTGTAGATATCTTTTATAATTGCTCGTTTCATTTTCATAGTTGGGGTTAAGTGTCCACCATCTATAGACCAAACATCTGGTGTTAGTTCAAAACGTTTAATACGTTCCCATTTTCCAAAATGAACATTACATTTGTCTACTTCCTTTTGAATTCTATTTATAACCAATTCAGAATTTACAATTTCTTCATTTGTATTGCCAATTTTATGTCCTTTTTTAGCAATCCAGTCTTTTATAAAATCGAAATTTGGTTGAATAATTGCTGCTGGCATTTTTTCACCTTCACCAACAACCATTACTTGCTCTATAAATAAAGATTGTTTTAATTCACCTTCTAGTAATGGCGGAACTACATATTTACCACCAGAAGTTTTAAACATTTCTTTAGTTCTCCCCGTAATTTTTAAGAAACCTTCATCATCAAGCTCACCTTTATCACCTGTATAAAAATAACCATCTTTTAAAACTTCGGCAGATTTTGCTTCATCTTTAAAATAGCCCATCATTACATTAGGTCCTTTTACCAAGATTTCTCCACTTTCGGCAATTTTAACCTCAACATGCTTTAGAACTTTACCAACAGTACCCACTCTAAAACCTTTGTTTCTTTGATCGTTTACAGTAATTACGGGAGATGTTTCTGTAAGTCCATAGCCTTCCATAATAGGCATATTTGCAGCTGCAAAAATTCTTGTAAGTCTAGGTTGTAAAGCAGCACTACCAGAAACCATTAATTTTAATTCACCACCTAAAGCAGCTTGCCATTTAGTAAAAATTAATTTTCTAGCTAATGTTAATTGTTTTTCATACCACCAACCATTTTCGCCATACGGCTTGTATCTTAAACCTAAATTTACTGCCCAAAAGAATAGTATTTTTTTAACCCCAGATAAAGTTTCTCCTTTTAGAATAATTTTATCATATATTTTTTCATACAAACGTGGTACAGCAGTCATTACGTTTGGTTTTATTTCTTGAGCATTTTCAGAAAGTTTTTCTATAGATTCTGCAAAGTATATAGAAACCCCACAATATTGATATAAATACAATATCATTCTTTCGAAAATGTGGCAAATAGGTAGAAAACTTAAACCAACATCATTACCGTCTTCTAAAGGAACTCTTTCTTTAGCAGCTAATACATTTGAAACGATGTTTTTATGTGATAGCATTACACCTTTTGGTCTCCCTGTAGTTCCTGAAGTATAAATTAAAGTAGCTAAATCTTCGGGCTTTACAGCCTCTTTTCTATCTTCTACTTCTTTTTGATTGATTTGGTCTTTTCCTAACTCTAAAACCTCTTTCCAAGATTTTTCACCAGCAATATCATCAAAAGTAAAAATGCCTTTTAATTTGGTGTTCCCTTTTATTTTATTAATTTTTTCTAAAACGTCAACATCAGAAACAAAACAATAAATAGATTCTGAATGATTTAAAACATATTCATAATCTTCTTTAGAAATTGTTGGATAAATAGGTACATTCTGAGCACCCGTTTGTAAAATTCCAATATCACAAATATTCCATTCTGTTCTGTTATTAGAAGAGATTATAGCAATTTTATCATTTGGTTTTATACCTAAATTTAATAAGCCTCTACTAAGCTGGTTGGCTTTATCTACATATTCTTGGGTAGAAATACTTTCCCATTTATTATTATATTTGGTAGTAAGTGCTTTATTTAAATTATAAGTTTCTAATTGGTAGTAAGGAAAATCAAATAATCTAGTAATTTCTATCGCCATAAGTTCTAATTTGTGTATTGCAAATTAGGAAAATTACTGCTATTTAGCAAATACTTATTATAAGAGTTTATTAATTGCGAATTTTTTATTTTTTTGATATTATTATTTCTAATTCTTTAGTATAATATGTTTTAGTTATAATTTATAACACCATAAGAAATATGACTTTAAACATATTAAGAATGAGGTTTTTAGATGTTTGAAATGAAAGTGTTTTTAGGAAACCTTGTAATGATAATTTCGGGGTATGCAAGAATATATCTTAAAAAGAACTAGCTCCTTTATTAAATAAAGAAGCTAGTTGCAATCTGGTCTTTGTTAGCCCCCGAACTCTAACTGTTCCCATTGGGGGGCAATTTAGTATGAATTTTTTAGGCAGATACACGTATAAATACCTATTTTTTGTCAATTAAGTATTTGCTAAAGCTTCTTCCATTGATTTCTGTATATTTTGAATCGATTTCATAGGCAACATCCATATTAGAAATGTTGAAGTCGCCAGAAACCTTCATGTATTTGATATTTAAATCCTCTTCAAATTTTGTGTTTTTAAAAGAAACTCCGTCATTAAATTGTGTGTATTTAAAGGTTGCGCTATCTTTAAAAGTAGCATTAGAAAAACTTACATTTTTACTAAACTTAGCATATTTAAAAGTAGCAGCTTCATTAAAAAGGGTGTTTGAGAAATCGATGTTTTTATCAAATTTAGCATACTTAAAGGTGTTTTCATCATCAAAAGTTGAATTAGAAAAGTCTGAATCCCTTTCAAATCTAGAATATTTAAACATGGCTTTACGTTCGAAGTTACAGTTCTTAAAAATTGCGATATCTTCAAAACTTGCAATAAAAGTATAACCAGAATCTTCATCTGGTATATATGCTAGAACATCCTCTTTAAAAGTACAGTTTATAAACGAAATTTTTACATCTATCATTTTTTTAATTTCATTTGAAGAGTTGTTAGAACTCCAGTTAAACCAGCTACTCTTCCTCTTCCTTGGTAGTTTTTCCATCGCATCATCCATATATGTAAAATCGAGGACTCCTTCTATAGTTGTATTCTCTATAGAAATAGATTTACCTGCTTTTATGTCTTTCATTATAGCAGATGCTTTAACTGTTCTCTGAGCATAAGAAATTGAATTGACTAAAAAGAAACTAATAGCTAAAAGTGTAATTTTATATTTCATTTTTTTGAGTTTTAAAGTGTTTTATTAAATGACAACCCAAAAGTTAACCTGTGACAGTTTTTAAGAAATAAATGTAATTGTAAATGCAGTTTTGTTGTTTTTCGAAGTAAAATGAATCGTTCCTTTATGGGCTTCAACAATACTTTTTGTAAGTGTTAGACCAATACCAGAACCGTTTTTACGCGTTGTAAAATAAGGTACAAATACAGTGTCTTTTATTTCTTTAGGAATACCAACACCATTATCTGAAATTTCTAGATACAAACGATTCTTGTTTTTTGAAAGCTGAACCTCTATTGTTGGTTTCTTAGTTTCTGTAAGTGCATACAAGCAATTCGATATTAAATTGATTAAAATTTGTTCTACTTGTTGTTTGTCTGCATTAATAAGATGTTCTTCAGCTACATTAA from Polaribacter sp. ALD11 includes the following:
- a CDS encoding DUF1569 domain-containing protein, yielding MKNIFDKEITNEVIKRVNLLTPKAKANWGKMSVSQMLAHCCVTYEIIYTDKHPKPNAFVKMLLKLFVKNAVVSEKPFTKNGKTAPQFIISDEREFEVEKKRLIAFMIKTQELGDLYFDGKESHSFGKLSAKEWNNSFYKHLDHHLTQFGV
- a CDS encoding long-chain fatty acid--CoA ligase, which encodes MAIEITRLFDFPYYQLETYNLNKALTTKYNNKWESISTQEYVDKANQLSRGLLNLGIKPNDKIAIISSNNRTEWNICDIGILQTGAQNVPIYPTISKEDYEYVLNHSESIYCFVSDVDVLEKINKIKGNTKLKGIFTFDDIAGEKSWKEVLELGKDQINQKEVEDRKEAVKPEDLATLIYTSGTTGRPKGVMLSHKNIVSNVLAAKERVPLEDGNDVGLSFLPICHIFERMILYLYQYCGVSIYFAESIEKLSENAQEIKPNVMTAVPRLYEKIYDKIILKGETLSGVKKILFFWAVNLGLRYKPYGENGWWYEKQLTLARKLIFTKWQAALGGELKLMVSGSAALQPRLTRIFAAANMPIMEGYGLTETSPVITVNDQRNKGFRVGTVGKVLKHVEVKIAESGEILVKGPNVMMGYFKDEAKSAEVLKDGYFYTGDKGELDDEGFLKITGRTKEMFKTSGGKYVVPPLLEGELKQSLFIEQVMVVGEGEKMPAAIIQPNFDFIKDWIAKKGHKIGNTNEEIVNSELVINRIQKEVDKCNVHFGKWERIKRFELTPDVWSIDGGHLTPTMKMKRAIIKDIYKDLYDKIYRN
- a CDS encoding pentapeptide repeat-containing protein, with the protein product MKYKITLLAISFFLVNSISYAQRTVKASAIMKDIKAGKSISIENTTIEGVLDFTYMDDAMEKLPRKRKSSWFNWSSNNSSNEIKKMIDVKISFINCTFKEDVLAYIPDEDSGYTFIASFEDIAIFKNCNFERKAMFKYSRFERDSDFSNSTFDDENTFKYAKFDKNIDFSNTLFNEAATFKYAKFSKNVSFSNATFKDSATFKYTQFNDGVSFKNTKFEEDLNIKYMKVSGDFNISNMDVAYEIDSKYTEINGRSFSKYLIDKK